The genomic region ATAATAACAGCGGTTTATGGAGATGATTGCATAGCCGGAACAGTTGTTTGAGAGCTTTGCCTTGCTGTCCTTGTTTACAAAGAAATTTCCATGGACGGAAAAAGTGTTTAACCATGTCGCCGAACATCTTCTGAGCGTAGGAGCCGGCATTACGGAAATAATGTCCGTAGAATCGTCGGTGTTTGCGGTGAGCAGCGCTCCCGCGTTCGGTCGGGAAGGATTTCCGGCAAGGCTGAAAAACATGGAAATTCTTTTGTGTGCCCGGTTCCATCCTATTTTTATATAATGCGATTTTTTAAAACAAATGCAGATTCCTTTTTTAAGATTTTTGGGAATAAGACGTTTTCTCGGCCCTATAAAAGCGTTGTACACGGATTTTGCGTTTGTCTGTGTATCCCAGAATACGACCTCGCAATAACCGAACAGCTTTGCGTCAAAAAATGCGATCTGTCCTATATAATTTTCGGTATTAAAAGCGACAAAGAGCTGGCTCCGTATTGCAAAATTTGTTATGAACGTAGGCAGCGGAATTATGCCGAAAGGAAATTTTACTCCTTTTATGTCAAGCTTTTCGGTAAGTCCCGAATAGGTTCCAAAAAGAGGTTTCCCGTTGCGGATAAGTTTTTTCGGCGCTTGCGTGATCTGTCGTGAATACAAAATTACCTCGTATACATCGTAAAATTATACAGGAAATGAGTAAAATCTGCAAATCGGCTCTTGTTGCAAGTCGTTTGTAAGTTTAAACTGTAACCGACAGTTCAGGAGGGAACATGGGAATATCTTTGTATTCGCTGGGCGCCGCCCAAGAGGTTACGGGCTCAAAACATATTATTGAAATGAACGGACGCTCGTACATGATCGATTGCGGCGCCTTTCAGGGCAAAAGAGCCATTTCGGATGAAAAAAACAGGAGTTTTTCTTTTCCTACGGATAAACTTGAAGCTGTGATTTTGACGCATGCGCATTACGACCATTGCGGGCTCTTGCCGATTCTTGTAAAACACGGTTTTGAAGGCAATATTTACGCAACCCCGGCAACGCGAGATCTTGCAAATCTTGTTATGATGGACAGTGCCCGCATACAGGCCCGCGACGCGGAATATTTAGCAAAAAGGGCGGCAAAAAAAGGTGAAAAATTTAATTGGAGCCCTTTGTTTAATGAAGCCGACTGTACGAAGGCTGCGGATCAGATCATAACTCTTTCTTATAGACGAAAAATGTATATCTCGCCGGACGTTCAGCTTGAATTTTTTGACGCCGGGCATATTTTAGGTTCCGCCTATGCCTATGTTACGATAAAGGGCAGGCACGGAGGGCTTAACGCTCCTGCGGCTTTGTCCAAGAGCGGCAGCAATGAAATACGCATTTTATATACGGGAGACTTGGGACGCCCCGACAAAGCTATAATCAGAAATCCCGAAAAAGACGTTCCCGCTCCGGATTATATTTTCCTTGAAAGCACATACGGAAACCGTTTGCATGAAGACAAAAATTTTGCGATGCAGGAACTTGAAAAAATTGTAAACAGTGCCGTCGTCCGTAAAGGCAAGATAATAATTCCTTCGTTTGCGATAGAACGCGCCCAGGAATTGGTTTACTATCTTCACCTACTGGTGGATCAAAAGAAAATTCCTCAAATTCCGATCTATGTGGATTCTCCAATGGCCGTGAGCGCGACGGGAATATTCGGTCTTCATCCTGAATGTTATGATAATGAAACGCATGAAGCGTTTTTAAAGCACCATAAAAACCCGTTCGGCTTCGGAGTCATATCGTATATAACGAGCGTAGAAGAATCCAAGTCGCTTAACGACAAGAGCGGCCCCATGATAATAATAAGCGCGGACGGCATGTGTGAAGCGGGGCGCATTCTCCATCATTTGGCAAACAATATAAGCAATCCCGACAATACCGTTTTGATCGTAGGCTACATGGCCGAGAATACTTTGGGGCGAAGGATTCGGGACGGAGAAAAAGAAGTTAAAATTCTCAACGACTGGTACCAGGTAAGGGCGAAAGTTGAGCAGATAAACGCATTCAGCGCTCATGCGGATTATTCGGAAATGATAAATTGGCTCAATTCTATCGACAAAAGCCGTTTAAAGCAGATTTTTATTGTGCACGGCGAAGCGGACGCTCAAAAAAGTTTCATAGAGCATCTTTCCGAGGCGGGTTATAAAGATGTTACGATCGTAAAATACGGTGAAGTTTACGATATTGAATAAACTGAAACTTTTACCGCAGCGTTATCATTGTCCCGTTTGCACCGGTTCTGCGCGTCTAATGTGAGCGCGCGTTGACAGCCGATTTTTTATAATTTATATTTTTATTGTTGAGATCGTAATACGGCAAATTAATAAAATTGCGGGTAAGGTCTTTTAGGCCTTTATAATAGATATCTTTGGAAGTTAATATGGAAAAACGTACGGCTCAAATTCACAGGCTGACTAAAGAAACGGATATTTCACTTACTTTAAATATTGACGGAAGCGGTAAATGCAAAAGCGATACGGGAATAGGTTTTTTTGACCACATGGTGGACGGTTTTGCGCGGCACGGTTTTTTTGACGTAGATTTGCTCTGCAAGGGCGATCTTCGTGTGGATTCCCATCATACAGTAGAAGACTGCGGAATCGTGCTCGGTGAAGCCGTAAAAAAAGCTCTAGGCGACAAGAGCGGGATTCGCCGGTATGGGCATTTTATTCTTCCTATGGATGAAGCTTTAGTCTTATGCGCCGTAGATCTTTGCGGCAGGCCTTTTTTGGTTTTTGAAGAAGAATATACGGTTCCTAAAATCGGCGACATGGATACGGAGCTGATCCGCGAATTTTTTTACGCCTTTTCATATTCGGCTATGATGAATCTGCATTTGCGCTGCATTTCGGGAAACAACAATCATCATATCGCGGAAGCAAGTTTTAAAGCTTTTGCTAAAGCGCTTGAAGCGGCGGTTCAATACGATGAAAGGATAAACGGAGTGCTTTCTACCAAGGGCGTTTTGTAAAGTTCACAATACGTTTCTTGCATAAAGTACGGAGCATTTTTTAAGCCAAAGAGCTTTTTCCTTGTCCAAAAGATCTTCGCCCATGCGCCACTGCCAGTTTGTTCCTCCGGCCGTTGAAGGCATATTCATTCTGGCCTCGGTTCCGAGGCTGTAAACGTCCTGTAAGGGAATTATAGCCCAATTTGCAACGGAAGCAAGAGCCGCTCTCACGAGTTCACGGCATAGCTCTCCGTCCGCACATCTCTTTTGGGCTTCGCCTTCCGAAAAGCCCAGATACGCCGCTATCAAGCGTTTGTCCTCAAGCGGCAATTTTTCAAGCCAGCCCTGAACTGTGTCGTTGTCGTGAGTTCCCGTATATACTACACAGTTTTTATCGTATGTGTGAGGCAAAAAAGCGTTGGTCATGGCGCCTTGAGCCGCTTCGTTTTTATCGAAGGCAAATTCAAGGATCTTCATTCCCGGTAAACAAAAATGATCTCTGAGTTTTCGTACGCTGTCGGTAATAATTCCCAAATCTTCGGCTATTATTTGTATGTCGCCGAGCGCGCTTTTGACGGCGTTAAAAAAATCGTATGCGGGGCCCTTTACCCATTTACCGTGTACGGCCGTTTTTTGTCCGTAAGGAACGCTCCAATATTCGTCAAAACCTCGAAAATGGTCTATACGCACGTAATCGGTTTGCTTTAACACTGTTTTTATTCTATCTATCCACCATGAATATCCGTCTTTTTTCATTTCGTCCCAGTTGTAAAGCGGGTTGCCCCAAAGCTGGCCGTCTGCGCTAAAATAATCAGGGGGAACGCCTGCGACAAATTCCGGAAGACTTTCGGGCGTCAGGCGGAATAACTTTTGGTTAGCCCAAACGTCGGCCGAGTCCGACGCTACAAAGATAGGTATGTCTCCGATTATTGAAATTCCTTTGCCGTTGGCATATTTTTTAAGCGCATTCCATTGTGAAAAATAAAAATATTGTATCGCTTTTTGAATTTCGCAGTCGGTTTCGTAATCTTTTTGCCATTTTTCAACTGCATCTGCATTGCACTTTTTCAATTCCTCTGGCCAGTATGCGTTCCACATGGAATTTGCGACGCCTTCCTTTTGCGCCTTTGCGTCATAAATTTCTTTTATGCTCATAAAGACCGCGTAAGTGTCAAGCCAAAAAGCGTTTTCAGCCTTAAACAGTTCATAGTTTCTTTTTGTTTTCAGATCGGCGCGGGTTAAAAATTGAACTGCGGCCGTCTTTAAAAGCGGTTTTTTCCAATATACGACCGAGCCGAAGTCTACGTTTCCGTTTGTGCGTATATATTCCGGCGGCGACGCCTGATCTTTATCCAAAACGCCTTCTTTTACTAAGATGTCAAGATCGATCAAAAGAGGGTTCCCCGCAAATGTTGAAAACGATGCGTACGGAGAATCGCCGTAGCCCGTAGGCCCTGACGGAAGAATTTGCCACAAGGTTTGGTTTGCTTCGGAGAGCCAATCGATAAAATCAAAGGCGTTTTTTCCTATTGTTCCTATTCCGGGACTTCCGGGAAGGGAGGTGGGGTGCAGTAAAATTCCGCTTGCGCGCTTAAGTTGCATATTATTTTATGATTCCGCCTTTGTAAAAAACAATTTTATTCCTTCGTTCTTGAATTTTTCTTTTACGGCCTTTATTACGGCCTTTACCGCAGGAACCTTATCGTCTTCAATATATGAGATTACAAGAAAATTTGTTTCAGGCCAAGTCGTCGTTCCGAGTTTGCGGTTTTCTCCGCCGCGTCCTTGAACCGACGGAACTACGGTATAAAGAATTTCAGGAACGTTTTCTTCAAGGGCTTCAAGAATGTCGTCCTGCACTGATTGATTTGCTATGATTTCGGCACGGTGCATACTTTTTATCTTTCTCCTTTTTTACTGTCGGTCTCTCCGCTCAAAAGCACTTGAATCTTACTGTGTTTTATTTTGCCGCTGTTCATTATCAATGAATATAAGACGGGTATAAAAAACAGGGTGACAAAGGTACTCGACGCGAGGCCTCCTACGACGGCAAGCCCTATGGGCTGAACTACCGCAGCCATACCTTCCGTTGCAAAGCACATGGGAAGCATACCTAAAATTGTGGTAAGCGTTGTCATAAGTATCGGGCGAAGTCGGCTCGATCCCGCTTGGATGCATGCGTCCTTCATTTTTAATCCTCTATCTATCAGCAGGTTCGTGTAATCGACAAGGATGATTCCGTTGTTTACCACTATGCCTACGAGCATTATAACACCGATCATCGACATTATTGAAAGAGCCTGTCCCGTGAGCTTGTATATGAATACAACTCCTATTATGAGAAACGGTATTGTCGTAAGATTTATGATAGGCGCTTTAAAAGACTCGTACGTTCCGGCCATAACGCCGAAAACGAGTATTATCGCAAGCAGGATAATAAGACCGTAAACGGAGCCTTGCTTTTGTATGTCCTGCCACGAACCTTCATAGTTTATAGTTACGTTATCTGGAACTACGAATGTCTGTGACACCTTGTCTTTGATCATCTGTTCGACGACATTTGCGTTTGCAGCGCTCACTATGTCCGCAGTAACATGGACGATTCTTGACTGGTCTTCGCGGTTTATGCTTACGGGCCCCAAGCCGCGCTTTATACTGGCAAAATTTGCAACGCTTACAAGCCCGTTCTTACCTTTTACATAGATTGATTCCAAATCCGTTATTTTCGCTCTGTCGTCAGGCCGGAGCATGATCTCAACTTCATATTCGTTTCCGTTTTTGCGGTAAGTTGTCGCTTTGTAACCGTCTATGGCGTAATAAATTTCATTGGCGACGCTTGTAACGTCCACGCCGAAGGAATAGGCTCTGGGGCGATCGATAACTATTTCTACTTGCGGAAGGCCTTTTTCCGTGTCTATGCTCGCTTCCCCTATGTCTTCTATGCCGTCCATAACTTCTTTTATTTGATCGGCTACCTGTAAAGCGGTAT from Treponema parvum harbors:
- a CDS encoding DUF2804 domain-containing protein, which translates into the protein MYSRQITQAPKKLIRNGKPLFGTYSGLTEKLDIKGVKFPFGIIPLPTFITNFAIRSQLFVAFNTENYIGQIAFFDAKLFGYCEVVFWDTQTNAKSVYNAFIGPRKRLIPKNLKKGICICFKKSHYIKIGWNRAHKRISMFFSLAGNPSRPNAGALLTANTDDSTDIISVMPAPTLRRCSATWLNTFSVHGNFFVNKDSKAKLSNNCSGYAIISINRCYYKLHVKYNNVTGLGNYDNRRLSFRLTTSSFDARNTNNCNSNFLFLDKEVTPLPQVFITHPFGMDKRWIIQDTENMIDLTFTPVSENLRKMNTVVFRTVYHTIYGFFEGTLLTKDGEKLFLKSFPGIVQATMLRL
- a CDS encoding MBL fold metallo-hydrolase RNA specificity domain-containing protein, translating into MGISLYSLGAAQEVTGSKHIIEMNGRSYMIDCGAFQGKRAISDEKNRSFSFPTDKLEAVILTHAHYDHCGLLPILVKHGFEGNIYATPATRDLANLVMMDSARIQARDAEYLAKRAAKKGEKFNWSPLFNEADCTKAADQIITLSYRRKMYISPDVQLEFFDAGHILGSAYAYVTIKGRHGGLNAPAALSKSGSNEIRILYTGDLGRPDKAIIRNPEKDVPAPDYIFLESTYGNRLHEDKNFAMQELEKIVNSAVVRKGKIIIPSFAIERAQELVYYLHLLVDQKKIPQIPIYVDSPMAVSATGIFGLHPECYDNETHEAFLKHHKNPFGFGVISYITSVEESKSLNDKSGPMIIISADGMCEAGRILHHLANNISNPDNTVLIVGYMAENTLGRRIRDGEKEVKILNDWYQVRAKVEQINAFSAHADYSEMINWLNSIDKSRLKQIFIVHGEADAQKSFIEHLSEAGYKDVTIVKYGEVYDIE
- the hisB gene encoding imidazoleglycerol-phosphate dehydratase HisB; translated protein: MEKRTAQIHRLTKETDISLTLNIDGSGKCKSDTGIGFFDHMVDGFARHGFFDVDLLCKGDLRVDSHHTVEDCGIVLGEAVKKALGDKSGIRRYGHFILPMDEALVLCAVDLCGRPFLVFEEEYTVPKIGDMDTELIREFFYAFSYSAMMNLHLRCISGNNNHHIAEASFKAFAKALEAAVQYDERINGVLSTKGVL
- the malQ gene encoding 4-alpha-glucanotransferase, coding for MQLKRASGILLHPTSLPGSPGIGTIGKNAFDFIDWLSEANQTLWQILPSGPTGYGDSPYASFSTFAGNPLLIDLDILVKEGVLDKDQASPPEYIRTNGNVDFGSVVYWKKPLLKTAAVQFLTRADLKTKRNYELFKAENAFWLDTYAVFMSIKEIYDAKAQKEGVANSMWNAYWPEELKKCNADAVEKWQKDYETDCEIQKAIQYFYFSQWNALKKYANGKGISIIGDIPIFVASDSADVWANQKLFRLTPESLPEFVAGVPPDYFSADGQLWGNPLYNWDEMKKDGYSWWIDRIKTVLKQTDYVRIDHFRGFDEYWSVPYGQKTAVHGKWVKGPAYDFFNAVKSALGDIQIIAEDLGIITDSVRKLRDHFCLPGMKILEFAFDKNEAAQGAMTNAFLPHTYDKNCVVYTGTHDNDTVQGWLEKLPLEDKRLIAAYLGFSEGEAQKRCADGELCRELVRAALASVANWAIIPLQDVYSLGTEARMNMPSTAGGTNWQWRMGEDLLDKEKALWLKKCSVLYARNVL
- a CDS encoding PG0541 family transporter-associated protein, coding for MHRAEIIANQSVQDDILEALEENVPEILYTVVPSVQGRGGENRKLGTTTWPETNFLVISYIEDDKVPAVKAVIKAVKEKFKNEGIKLFFTKAES